TTTCTTAAAGCATTTGTAAGATAATCAGCTTTTGGTATTCTATAATTTATTAGCTGTTAGTGAAGAGGTTGTCTCCTTCTTTATGCGTCTTGTTAACTTTGTTGTTGTTTCCTTGTATATTTTATCAAAGGGCTTTTAGTTTTCACTGTCTTGGTCTAAAAGATAGAGCTGATTTGGTTTTGATCTGTTTCTCTTTCTCCTCGGAcatcactttcttcttcaacctctttaCTTTCCGAtgttgaatttgaattgaagattttgtttttttatggaTAAGGTGGCCTTCTTCCTTTACTTTCATTCATGGGGAAGATCTCAACTTCTGCAACACAGCCAGTATCACAAGAAGCTTCCAATTATGATGAGGTTTTTATGCAACAAAGCTTGCTGTTTGATGATAGTCTAAAGGTACTGATGGTTTGTTTCTTTTTAACTATGTTGATTGTCTAATGCATCTAATTTCTTTACTTTGGAAGATAATTCTTAACTAATTAGGCTATATTATGCCACTCTTTTGCtgattatttatttcttttcatCTTTGTTCCTAGGATTTGAAAAATCTGAGAACACAATTATACTCAGCAGCCGAATATTTTGAACTCTCATACACCAATGATGACCAAAAACAAATGTGAGTTGCAATGCTAGAGCTGGTCTATATATTAATGCTTATACTATCATATCCTTTATGGCTATAACTaccttcttcattgttcttttcTCATTGAATCTTATGTATGCAGAGTGGTAGACACATTGAAGGATTATGCCATCAAAGCGCTTGTAAATACAGTGGATCATTTAGGTTCTGTGACATACAAAGTGACTGACTTGTTGGATGAGAAGGTCGTAGAAGTTTCCGGAGCCGAGCTACGTGTATCCTGTATCGAACAGGTATACTTAATCATCTTTGTTCAGCTTCAGATAAAAAAAAGTCCATAAAAATGATGGTAATTGCTGGGGTGAATAATTGATTTACCATATCATTTATTGAAACTATCTGCGTGACATGTTAGGTGGAAGCGTAACTTCTTGACATAGTGAAAAGTCATCATTTTTTGTCTCGAGATTCTAATAAGTAGTATTTTAAAGGCATGCTCAAAAGCATTTCATGTATAGCATTTCATAACCCATCTAGTTATGTTAATATTTCTACTGCTTAGTGTTGTATACGAGAACTTCTTCTAAGAACTTTCTGCTTTATATACTTATTTAAGACTTCACATTCTATTATCCGAAGAGTTATGCAGTCAAATAACAGCTTCAGGTCTTAAGGGAAAAACTCTTGAGAAGTTTCATTTTCTACGCTGCTTAATCTTATCATGATAGTATTATCAAATGACTTTGATAATCTATAGAAAGTACATTCTTGTTCTCTAGCAAGTCCAATAACAACTTAGGTAGCAGTGGTGAGCAAGTTAGAGTGTGAGTTCTGTTTTACGTGTGGTGCAAACtaaaaacagaacagaacaagACTCAGTAAGAAAAGTGATACATTTTGAGTGAAACCAAAGAGAATACGACATAATATGTTGTTCCATTCTGTTTTGTCAGCGTGCTAAACACTACTTTAGAAAGTAATATGAATTTATTACATCAGATAAAGGTAGTTTGGTGAATGTCCCTTCGGAAAACTATATCTTGCAAATGTATTAAAGATCATTGAAACAACCTTCATTATTTTTGTTGATAGCTGATGTTGATGACCATAGTGAATCTATGTCTGTAAGAAATTCAAATTGAGTAAAAGGCTTGCGTATCAATAATACTCTGGTATTTGTGCGGCTGTTGAATGCTTTTAAATTATTCTGGCCCCATTTTTGTTCAAAGCATGAGCCGCATCTCCAGCTGCGgctttttgaaaattttcccTTCTTGAAAGTATTTCGAGTTTAAATTATCTATCATTTTAGGGAAGAGAAAATTTATAAAGACTACTAACATTGTTTTTCCCTTAATGTGGTACATAGAGATTGAGGACATGCCAAGAGTATATGGATCACGAGGGGCGTACCCAACAGTCATTGGTGATCAGTACTCCAAAATTTCATAAGCGTTATATCCTGCCTGGCAAGTGTTACATTTTCCTCAAtctatcttttctttttctatctcTATTATATTTTGTTCCAGTTAGTATAAGATTTCATATTTATGATGTTAAATGATCACATTCCTGAAATTCACAAGTTCAGTTGGGGAGACCATGCACGGTGCCAACCGCACAAAGTCAAAATATGTAGGGTGCAGCctagatgatgaagatgactGGCATCACTTCAGAAATTGTATGTATCTTCTTCTACTCCCTTATATTTTGAGTCCACTTGTCTAGGAATTACCCCTATATATAATCTTACATTGCTTTTCTTCTGTTTGTATGCCAAAGCTGTTCGAGCTACAATCAGAGAAACTCCAACATCTACTGCAAGGTAACTACAAATTCTGCATATTAGTACAGGATTAAGTTGGTCAATGAGTGAATGAGGATCTTGATGTTCTTATTTTGATGCAGTAAAGGGCGTTCCCCATCACCTTCTGTACAAACTCAGAGACCTGGGGCCTTCTCATTCACTTCAACCATGCCCAAAAAAGATTTAGGTTGTCTATTCATACTATAATATGATATCtcaagagtttatttgattgttACTATTGTCTTTCATATTAGTTCCTCATATTTCTATCATTTCCACATAAATTCTGAACACATAAATCTCATTACTTTTTGCTTGTACAATCCTTTTTACATGTATCAAAGAGAAACGGTCAGTTTCACCGTATCGATTCCCGCTTCTACGCACTGGATCTCGGTCAAGTAGGCCTACAACACCAAGAACGAGTAGACCAACTACTCCAAATCCAAGCAGACCAATTACACCAAGTCCTTCTGGTGCAAGACAAAGGGTGAGTGATATAAATTAAGGTTGTgtatgtcatgaaccaactaatCCTAAAAGCTCAAGCTGTTGGGTTAAGGACCCATGaaagattttatattatatctcTAATAATACGTCCTTCACGCAAGAGTctattgggcttgaagcgttgACCATGCACATGTCCACCGACCTTGTGCTCAAACTTGACTTTTTATTACAAGATTTGAACTCTAGACCACGTGGTCATAGAGGCtttgataccatgtcatgaTCCAACTATTCCAAAAGCTTATGCTAATTTCATGTTATATTTCTAAAAGTATGCACATTGCCAGTAGTTTCTTTAACTACATCTCTATTTATGTTCCTACCAGTATCCTTCGGAGCCGCGCAAATCTGCTTCAATGCGATTACCTGCTGAAAGAGACAATGGCAAAGATGCAGAACAATACCCCAGTAAAAGTAAACGTCTCCTGAAGGCCTTGCTAAGCAGGCGCAAGTCTAAGAAGGATGACATGCTATATACATACTTGGACGAGTACTGATACTGTATAATCTTATGGAAAACAAGGGAAAGATGTCATAGAATCTTGGAAACAAATCAATTTTGCTTGTTAGTTTCACCCATTTGGTATGATAGGTTGCACTTATTTGTGATTTCAAATGAACACATATATGataatttttcctttttctgtATTGTAAGCAATGTAAGCTCCCAAAATTCTTGTTTGATAGTATTTAACAATGGATGTTATACTTATATATAATCAAGTAAATTTGGCTTCATTTCTCTTTCCCTTTGCACTATTACTGGTAGAAGCAGGTTAAAATTAAAGGTGTTTGGTTGCATAAACTACACAAGTATGGTAGTTCTAGATTTGTGTAATGTTAAATGCAATTTAATGTTGCTTCTTCTCTAAGTTATTATTCATATTAAGGTTATCTTTAAGAAAAAGATGTATTAAAAAGTCACTCTCCTTGTCAATTCTCATAAGTTATCGCCCCTAAAGTGGATGTGCATCAATTCAATTCATAATCGAGCTCATAAACCTGTAGCCAACTACTTAAGATATAAAACCTACtgtcattttctttctcaataAAAGCATTTAGAAGTGAGgttttttttgtataaaaataataataataataatttaatgcCTTCTATATTGTACGAAACTATGTGtcacaaaatgaaataaaattggCCACCAGATGAGTTATTCTCATGAGTCATGATGAAAAAAGGTCACAATTTATGTAGATATAAAAGTAATTGGCTTAAATAATTAAACTATTATACTACTTTAACCCTCTTGAATATAAGAACTAAGAAGAAGCATTATACTTTCTCAGAGGGAAATCTCCATTCCCTAGTGCTTCCCTAGTGCAAAATGATGGAGTCACATTTGACCTAcatagtgcatgtttgaaaatcattctataattaattttaaaattaaaatcaattatgaagaTGAACAACCGTAAATAATTTTCGAGTATCTGAAattattttgagaaaaaaagcTAATTCAATCATGCTAATAAGTGAATCTTCATGCTAACAATGAGGGGTGTGAGGGAGTAAACATCCTCGCTCTTCCTCACCAATCAAAAATCCTCTCCAGCAACACATTCTCTGCAGCCCTCCATCACATTCTCATCTACTGATTCACTCAGCTAAAGGCTGAAATAGCTCAACCAAAAAGCAAGTGTTGAATTACATTTAACCCCTTTCACATTTATGTTGGCTGCACCCTGCCGCAGGGTTTGACCTTTTGCCATGGAAATCTATAGGCATTATGTACTTTTTATTGATCAGGGGCACCACATCTGGCAACTGTTCCAGACTACCAAATTGAATTATTATGACACAACAGTTCTAGCTTCTAAGTGACAATAAATTCTACTTAGGTAAAGATTTTATGTGACTCATTcaatcaaacaaaacaaaaaaccacCAAGGCTGTTCCTTAGGTGCAACAAAAGTGCCATGGTGTTGTTCTCTTTCACATTCGCTTATGATGTTGTCTTCATATAAGAATGTGAAAGGTTTTCTTGCTTGAAAGAATATTTATATTTCAGTAATGTTAACATGTCCAGGTCACTTGGTTACGCCACATCTTAAGACCGACGTCAAATGGTTCTGGTTACAATACATTTTCAAAAAGACATGTCAGGAACAAACTATCTTAAAAGTTTAAACTACAAATGAATTTATATTATACTGCTAACAAGAGAAGTAAATGTCACAACTCCATTCCTTGACCAAATTCTTCAATTGTGTTTGTAGCTAGTGTTAGGACATCTAGAAAAGCACTGAAAGATGCTCTAAGAAATCTTGCTTCTACTGCCTCAAAGTGCCTGAATGAGATGGATTGGAAGAAGGGAAGGAAAAGTGAGATCACACATTTGGCACCAGCATAAAATACATCTATTAATGATAAAATTTCTATGCGGTTAAGTCAAAGACGAGTAGATGACTCAATGTCCATACATAGCATTTTCAATCATCATTGAAAATATGGCCACTGAAAATTGACTACAAATACACAATTCACCAGAATTTTCCAAGCAATTTATTTGATATCCTACTTAGTACTTACTCTTGGAACATTAAGCAATACAAATATAGAAATTAAACAGAAAAAGGTACAATGTTTAAAATaggaattaatttttataaactGATGACAGTGTAAAGAGTTTTACATATGCATCCAATCCCATCTTtccatatatttttaaattaaaatttaactgTGACATGACAAATTGGTGGATTCTAATTGGCCATTCGACGAAGCTCCCCAGGCCGTAATGCCGTTGGTTTTGAATGATGTAAGGGCCCTTGTGCCCAACTGATTTTTTCTTCTCTTAATATTatttccatttcaaaaaaaaaacatacaatcATTCACAAAAGGTTACTCTGAATAATACCATATAGAGGATACTCACACTGAAAGCTTTCCATTAGATACCTTCATGAGTTGTGTCACTTTGTCCGGGTGCAACTGCAGCAGACGTGTAATTAAGTTGAAAACAAGTAGAGAAACTGAAGTTATAGTGTTCAAAAGTTTGATATTTTCAGATTCAGTAAATTACCTCCTTATCAACAGCTAAGGCTGCATATACAATGGAGGCATTCTCTTCACATCCAAAGTCCACTTCCAAGTCACTGTAATTGCCATTTCAGTTTTTCATTACAAAATTGTTCCAACCAACTTACTGCACAGGGGAAAATTTTCAAAGGGTAGTAATTTATTAAGTGTCCATGCTTTACATACAATACTAACAGTGATGATCTGGTTTATGCAAACCATACTCAAACTCTTTCAACAACATAATTATTGTAAGAAGGCCACTGGTGTTTTCTAAATGTTTATCACTAGGTGGTAAATTTGGATGCAAATACTAAGCTCATCACTTGTACTCACTACTTTACAATCAGAAAATATTGATGGGTAGGATAAGCTATGTCATCTCAGTGTATTAGGAACTATGATCCAGCAGCTGGCCCAAGTGAGTCATTAGCCCATGTGGGGTCGAAGCCCAAAGAGTGGAAGGTATACTCTAGAAGGGGCAAAAGGGACAAAGGGAGTAGTAACTAACTAACAGCACAGCTGGTGAGCTGGCGAGAGAGAGGGGAGGTAGGATTGTAATCCATTCCATAATATAAGGAAGGTAGTGAGAGGTAGGGAAGGCATTCTGAAATCATTGAGCGTGTAGTAATGAGTAGGAAGCAAtagcttcctataggagcttGGCTCTGGTCAGTTTAGGAAAGGCTTTTCCTTCTCTGTAACGATTTCCAATTCATCAATAAACAATCCTGATTACTGTTTCATTCCTTCAGTTCTATTTTCTGTTTTGGGTTTCCATcaaattggtccgacctgccggattGATTCGCCGGAACCAGTGAATGCCACCCAGAAAATCCAAACACACGACAAACTCGATGGAAGCAAAGCTTGATGCTCTTGAAGGCGAGCTCGCTGAGATGCGAACGTCGCTGGTAGCTGTTACGACGGCGATGAAGGATCTTCCTGCATCGTTGATTGCGATGATGGAACGATCGTTAGGAAAAATGTCACACAGGGAAGATGCAAGTGCAAACCGAGACAAGGGAGAAAGCTCAAGCGCTGAGGTTCCTGAGCAACCTGAAGCGAACGAAGGAGGACCACGAACGCAACCTCTACACGGCGATGCGTTGGCGGAGTTTCGCCAGTCAGTAAAGAAGGTAGAGTTGCCGATCTTCGACGGGAGAGACCCGGCGGGCTGGATCTCACGCGCGGAGGTGTATTTCCGTGTGCAAGAGACTTCACCGGAGGTCAAGGTGAGCCTCGCTCAGCTCAGCATGGATGGACCCACCATCCATTTTTACAATTCTTTGTTCGAATCAGAAGCTCCTCTGACGTGGGAGAAGTTGCGTCAAGCTCTTCTGGAGCGTTATGGCGGTCACGGCGACGGTGACGTGTACGAGCAATTGACTGAGTTGCGTCAGAAAGGTACGGTGGAGGAGTACATTACCGAGTTCGAATATTTGACGGCCCAAATCCCAAAATTACCTGAGAAGCAATACCAGGGATACTTCTTGCATGGTCTGAAAGAAGAGATACGGGGAAAGGCGAGGAGCTTGGTGGCGATGGGCGGAGTGAACCGCTCAAGATTGCTCTTGATCGCCCGGGCGGTGGAGAAGGAAGTAAGGGGTGAAGCCGGGTCGGGTTATAACCGTAGTTCGAGGATTGGTGGAGCGGGTTTTCGGACTGGCGATCGCCCGGGAAGCACCGATTGGGTCTGGGTCAAAGGCGCTAAGGATAATGGGCCCGCGACTACTAATAAACCAGTTTTTGGTGGCCCAAAAGGAGACCCCAAGGCGACAACAGAAGCTAGGAGGGCCGGTCCACGTGACAGGGGATTCTCCCATCTCACTTATCATGAATTATTGGATCGGAAACAAAAGGGTCAGTGCTTCAAATGTGGAGGCCCTTTCCACCCAATGCACAAATGCCCCGATCGCCAACTCCGAGTGCTGCTCGTCGAAGACGGCGACGACGACGCCGGCGATGGGAACATTCTCGCCGTAGAGATGAACGAGATGGAAGACGAGGTCGATGGTGAGCTAAGTATAATGAGTTTGTGCAATCTCGTCGACCATGGTGAACCGCCACAAACCATGAGGCTACAAGGAAAAGTGCGAGGGGTGCCCGTGCTCGTGTTAGTCGACAGCGGAGCCACTCATAATTTCGTTGACCACAAGGTTGTGCAACGAATGAGCTGGGAAGTGGAAGACACTCCACGGATGTCCATCAAGTTGGGAGATGGTTTCCAGACTCACACCAGAGGTAAGTGTAAGGAGCTTGACCTGGAGATTGGGGATTACAAGTTCTCGTGCACACCCCATTTGTTTGATCTGGGAGGCCCTGATATTGTGCTAGGAATTGAATGGCTCAAGACGTTGGGAGATACAATTGCTAATTGGGGAAAGCATACTATGAGTTTCTGGCACGGCACACAGTGGGTAAGGCTACAGGGTCTTAGTGCTGGCGTAAGTTCCATGGGGGCGTTGCAAAGCATCCTGAGAAGGTCTGACCTTGACAGCAAGCTAGCGTTTGGACTCTTGGAGCACCGGCATGAGGTTCCCAAAGGTCAGCATCTAGAGGCAGCGCAACAGGAAAGCTTGCAGAAGTTGTTGCAAGAGTATGACAGTGTGTTTGAAGCTCAGGAGGGGCTACCCCCGAGTCGAGGCAAAGAGCATTGTATCAACATAAAGGAAGGGCAGGGACCAGTCAACGTCAGACCATATCGTTATCCCCATACccataaaaatgaaattgaaaggcAGGTTCAGGAGATGTTGTCAGCCGGCATCATACGACATAGCTCAAGCGCTTACTCCAGTCCAGTGCTcttggtcaagaagaaggaccaGTCATGGCGTatgtgcgtggattaccgcGCACTCAATAAGGTAACAGTCCCTGATAAGTTTCCCATTCCTGTAATTGAAGAGCTGCTCGATGAGTTGAATGGTGCTAAATTTTTCTCAAAGCTTGATCTCAAGTCGGGGTATCATCAGGTTCGCGTAAGGGCAGAGGATGTGCATAAAACGGCATTTCGTACCCATGAAGGGCACTACGAATTCCTCGTAATGCCGTTCGGTCTCATGAACGCACCATCGACGTTTCAGAGTTTGATGAACGCAGTTTTTCGTCCCATGCTCCGGAAGGGAGTGCTTGTATTTTTTGATGATATTCTAGTGTATAGCAGCGATTGGGAAAAGCACCTATTGCATCTTGAGAAGGTCTTACAACTCCTCCAACAGCAACACTTGACAGCAAACAAGAAGAAATGTCAGTTTGCGCAAGACTCAGTTGAATACTTGGGGCACCTGATTTCAGCACAGGGAGTGGCGGTTGATCCTAGCAAGGTGGCGAGTGTCAAGAGTTGGCCCGTGCCCAAGAATGTAAAAGGGGTGAGAGGTTTTCTTGGATTAACCGGTTACTACAGGAAATTTATTCGGGATTATGGGAAAATAGCAAGGCCACTCACAGATTTGACAAAGAAAGATGCTTTTCAGTGGGGAGCTGCAGCACAAAATGCATTTGAAACTCTAAAAGGGAAGCTCACAACGGCCCCTGTTTTGGCACTTCCAGATTTTGAGAAAGAATTCCTAATTGAGTGTGATGCGTCAGGGTGTGGCCTCGGGGCGATTTTGATGCAAGACAAGAAACCCATAGCATACTATAGCAAGGCCTTAGGACCACGGAACCTCGCTAAGTCCGCCTATGAGAAAGAGCTTATGGCAGTAGCTTTGGCGATACAGCATTGGCGTCCTTACTTATTGGGACGGAAATTTCTTGTGTCTACTGATCAGAAGAGTCTTAAAGAGTTGCTCCATCAAAAGATTATTACTGGGGAACAACAGAATTGGGCCGCGAAGCTATTGGGGTATGACTTTGATATCGTTTATAAACCTGGGAAGTTAAATAAGGGAGCAGATGCGCTATCGCGCGTTGGGGAATATGGTGAGATCAGGACCGTGTGCACGTACCCGCGCTGGGAAGATCACCAGTTGATAGCAACAGAGGTTCAGCAGGATGCAAAACTTAAGCATGTGATCATGGAGTTACAAAATGACCCATCAACTCATCCGGAATTCAGTCTACAGCAGGGGATTCTGTTGTACAAAGGGAGGCTGGTTTTGTCACATACTTCCTCTCTAATTCCACAGATGTTAAAGGAATTTCATGCCACCCCACATGGCGGGCACTCCGGATTTCTCCGCACCTATCGGCGGCTCGCGGCCAACATCTATTGGGTAGGCATGAAGAACACGGTGCAAGAGTTTGTTCGTAGCTGTGATACATGCCAAAGACAAAAGTACATGGCCTCATCGCCCGCAGGCTTGCTGCAGCCTCTACCCATCCCAAATCAGGTGTGGGAAGATCTCTCGATTGATTTCATAACTGGCCTACCTAAATCCAGGGGATACGAGGCAG
This is a stretch of genomic DNA from Lotus japonicus ecotype B-129 chromosome 1, LjGifu_v1.2. It encodes these proteins:
- the LOC130744186 gene encoding protein ABIL2, producing MGKISTSATQPVSQEASNYDEVFMQQSLLFDDSLKDLKNLRTQLYSAAEYFELSYTNDDQKQIVVDTLKDYAIKALVNTVDHLGSVTYKVTDLLDEKVVEVSGAELRVSCIEQRLRTCQEYMDHEGRTQQSLVISTPKFHKRYILPVGETMHGANRTKSKYVGCSLDDEDDWHHFRNSVRATIRETPTSTASKGRSPSPSVQTQRPGAFSFTSTMPKKDLEKRSVSPYRFPLLRTGSRSSRPTTPRTSRPTTPNPSRPITPSPSGARQRYPSEPRKSASMRLPAERDNGKDAEQYPSKSKRLLKALLSRRKSKKDDMLYTYLDEY